A stretch of Spirosoma oryzicola DNA encodes these proteins:
- a CDS encoding single-stranded DNA-binding protein: MASLNKVIIIGNVGNDPEVRYLDGGSVVAKFSVATNERYTTRTGEQVESTEWFRVEVWNDQAKTIEKYVRKGQQIYVEGRLRTETYTDREGKERFSLGVRATTFQFLSGPNDRQDGASYEAPAQQSAPAPRQQPVAQAAPAPRPQAAPAPQPAAAPERRRQPDPVPFESNSGDDDLPF; encoded by the coding sequence ATGGCAAGCCTTAACAAAGTAATTATTATTGGTAATGTGGGCAATGATCCGGAAGTACGCTACCTGGATGGCGGTTCCGTTGTTGCCAAATTCAGCGTTGCCACTAATGAGCGATATACCACTCGTACCGGTGAACAGGTTGAGTCAACGGAGTGGTTCCGGGTTGAGGTCTGGAATGATCAGGCAAAAACAATTGAAAAATACGTGCGCAAGGGGCAGCAGATTTATGTCGAAGGCCGCCTGCGGACAGAAACCTATACAGATCGGGAAGGTAAAGAGCGGTTCTCGCTCGGCGTTCGTGCTACTACATTTCAATTTTTAAGTGGCCCGAATGATCGTCAGGACGGTGCTTCGTATGAAGCGCCCGCTCAGCAGTCGGCTCCGGCTCCCCGTCAGCAGCCTGTTGCTCAAGCCGCACCAGCACCTCGTCCGCAGGCCGCTCCGGCACCGCAGCCAGCCGCAGCGCCCGAACGTCGTAGGCAACCCGATCCGGTGCCTTTTGAGAGCAACAGTGGCGACGACGATTTGCCGTTCTAA
- the gldE gene encoding gliding motility-associated protein GldE, which translates to MDPSSDPLPRQVLSAADGWSTYFDLYAPYAALILLLLVLAGLVSASEAAFFSLSPDDRAQCRSSVQPSDQRIANLLDRPKRLLASLVIFNNLLNIAIVVIVTYLTWEFLEAYHASGWILSGVTLVVTLAIVLFGEIVPKVYASQNNITVARRTAPLAQIGLAVFRPLAMLLVNFSNQIDRRVERRGYKLSVEELSQAVELTGTNATTEEKEILKGIVNFSNLTARQVMRARLDISAIEDDLTFSELMTQINASGYSRVPVYKESLDQIEGILYIKDLLPHLHEDDSFQWQTLVRPAFFIPENKKVDDLLQDFQKRRVHMAVVVDEYGGTRGLVTLEDIIEEIFGDINDEFDDETPLGYRREDERTVVFEGKVPITDVCRVLNVDATTFESVQGDSESLGGLLLELFSRLPKSGDETTYAGFTFHVLSADDKRINEVRVTKDDAVEVS; encoded by the coding sequence ATGGACCCCAGTAGTGATCCTCTTCCTCGACAGGTGCTTTCAGCCGCTGATGGCTGGAGCACCTATTTTGATTTATACGCACCTTACGCGGCCCTAATTTTGCTGCTTCTGGTTCTGGCTGGTCTAGTATCCGCTTCCGAAGCTGCTTTTTTCTCTCTTTCCCCGGACGATCGTGCTCAATGCCGGAGCAGCGTTCAGCCCAGTGATCAACGAATTGCCAATCTACTTGACCGTCCCAAACGGCTGTTGGCATCGCTGGTTATTTTCAATAATCTATTAAATATCGCCATTGTTGTTATCGTCACGTATTTGACGTGGGAGTTTCTGGAAGCATACCATGCCTCGGGCTGGATACTTTCCGGTGTAACTCTGGTGGTTACATTGGCAATTGTTTTGTTTGGCGAGATTGTACCTAAAGTATATGCTAGCCAGAACAACATAACCGTTGCCCGACGAACAGCCCCGCTGGCACAAATCGGGCTAGCTGTCTTTCGGCCCCTAGCGATGCTACTTGTCAACTTCAGCAACCAGATTGACCGACGAGTTGAACGCCGGGGGTACAAATTGTCCGTCGAAGAGCTTAGCCAGGCTGTCGAATTAACGGGCACGAATGCTACAACCGAAGAGAAGGAAATACTTAAAGGTATTGTCAATTTCAGTAATCTGACGGCTCGGCAGGTGATGCGGGCCCGACTTGATATCTCAGCCATAGAAGATGACCTTACTTTCTCTGAGCTGATGACGCAGATCAATGCCTCGGGCTATTCGCGAGTACCTGTTTACAAAGAGTCATTGGACCAGATTGAAGGTATCCTTTACATAAAAGACTTGCTTCCACATCTTCACGAAGATGATTCCTTTCAATGGCAGACGCTGGTGCGACCCGCGTTCTTTATCCCTGAGAACAAGAAAGTGGACGATCTGCTACAGGACTTTCAGAAACGTCGCGTTCACATGGCCGTTGTGGTGGACGAATACGGTGGAACGCGTGGTCTGGTAACATTGGAAGACATCATCGAAGAAATTTTTGGCGATATCAACGATGAGTTCGATGATGAAACCCCCCTTGGTTATCGGCGTGAAGACGAGCGGACAGTGGTATTCGAAGGTAAGGTTCCTATCACTGACGTGTGCCGTGTGCTAAACGTAGACGCTACCACTTTTGAGTCTGTGCAGGGAGATAGTGAATCGTTGGGCGGGTTGTTACTCGAACTGTTTAGTCGGTTGCCCAAGTCCGGCGACGAAACAACTTACGCTGGCTTTACTTTCCACGTGTTATCGGCAGACGACAAGCGGATCAATGAAGTCCGGGTTACGAAAGATGACGCCGTTGAAGTTAGCTGA
- a CDS encoding LBF_2804 family protein gives MSTRPPNNSFGPLDHLAMRYLRQALDTSHPTDEPYVLNPVESRIIRRTKILTLTLAALLGIMGVLLLYIPQYTWPDFFQNTPIPIFGTTYYVPIITALYGLLLVYIEINLLVGLNLLGVKTIMQVCQFPRAHDAQYDRHLQALASAALEKTNRGILRFGIDPYLNMPRWGLTIFFVLNVVKAALTNLVLKFLLKRFLGRFALRQVTDLAGMPIYAAWNAYASWQVLHEAQVRVMAPLTIREFVNELYDEWGNNEQFRPLILEALQYVAILKRQYNYAHFLLTETLVDRFNLRTNVTLTGHFVEQAANAPDEVRRSLERLIVFGVLVDGKLSWVEKQRLRQLRAKNFLTYSASDIQRIGEDYNRGKGLWV, from the coding sequence ATGTCAACCCGGCCACCGAATAACAGTTTTGGTCCCCTCGACCATCTGGCCATGCGCTATCTGCGGCAGGCACTCGACACATCGCATCCGACTGATGAGCCGTACGTACTTAATCCCGTTGAAAGCCGCATAATTCGGCGCACAAAAATTTTGACGCTCACCCTGGCGGCTCTATTGGGTATTATGGGCGTTTTACTGTTGTATATTCCGCAGTATACGTGGCCGGATTTTTTTCAGAACACCCCGATTCCCATTTTTGGAACGACTTATTACGTACCTATCATCACAGCCTTGTATGGCCTGTTGCTGGTCTACATCGAGATCAATTTGTTGGTCGGATTGAATCTGCTGGGCGTTAAGACAATCATGCAGGTATGCCAGTTTCCTCGTGCTCACGATGCGCAATATGATCGCCATCTGCAAGCGCTTGCTAGTGCCGCACTGGAAAAAACGAACCGGGGCATTTTGCGCTTTGGCATCGATCCTTACCTGAACATGCCGCGTTGGGGACTCACTATCTTTTTTGTACTGAATGTTGTTAAAGCGGCTCTAACCAATCTGGTTCTGAAGTTTTTGTTAAAGCGCTTCTTAGGCCGTTTTGCGTTACGGCAGGTTACCGATCTGGCAGGTATGCCAATCTACGCGGCCTGGAATGCTTATGCATCCTGGCAGGTCCTTCACGAAGCGCAAGTGCGGGTTATGGCTCCACTCACAATCCGCGAATTTGTAAACGAACTTTACGACGAGTGGGGCAACAACGAGCAGTTCCGTCCCCTCATACTAGAAGCGTTGCAATACGTGGCTATTCTGAAACGTCAGTACAACTACGCCCACTTTCTACTCACAGAGACGCTGGTTGATCGGTTCAACTTACGGACAAACGTTACATTGACAGGGCATTTTGTTGAGCAGGCAGCCAACGCTCCCGACGAAGTACGCAGAAGTCTTGAGCGACTAATTGTTTTTGGTGTGCTGGTGGACGGTAAATTGTCTTGGGTTGAAAAACAGCGGCTCCGCCAGTTACGTGCCAAGAACTTTCTTACCTATTCAGCCAGCGACATCCAACGCATCGGCGAAGACTATAATCGCGGCAAAGGTCTTTGGGTTTAA
- a CDS encoding DUF3500 domain-containing protein — protein MLRLVRILFCCLIVGQIRAQSVAPPKSKPSTQQVRDEMQEAVQAFLQTLSPAQRQQAIFAFDDPERFNWHFVPRERKGLPLKQMTPEQRRAAMAMLKTGLSQQGYDKASSIMDTENVLRVIDNRPPNDTYRDPENYAFTVFGDPTTKNPWSWRVEGHHLSLQFLSLTGRVLAQTPTFFGSNPGVLEYDTHMADKRMSDPRVQNLPQKGRQILKQETERAFSLLKTLDSEQRKKAVLATVAYPDIITSNRRKASIEKMDGLTLSDMNADQRKLFLELLQIYLNNYRITLANQQMAKLQKSGLDSLRFAWAGDLTPELGEGKGWYYRIHGPTILIEYDNTQTNANHIHTVVRDLTNDFGEDLLKEHYQNSTHGKP, from the coding sequence ATGTTGAGGTTAGTACGCATTCTCTTTTGCTGTCTGATCGTCGGACAAATACGCGCACAAAGCGTAGCTCCACCAAAAAGCAAGCCGTCAACTCAGCAGGTACGTGACGAAATGCAGGAAGCGGTTCAGGCTTTCCTACAAACGTTGTCCCCAGCCCAACGGCAGCAAGCAATCTTCGCCTTCGATGATCCCGAGCGGTTCAACTGGCACTTTGTTCCGAGAGAACGCAAAGGATTACCCCTAAAGCAAATGACTCCTGAGCAGCGTCGGGCTGCTATGGCGATGCTCAAGACGGGGCTTAGCCAGCAGGGATACGATAAAGCATCGTCTATAATGGATACGGAAAACGTGTTACGAGTCATCGATAACCGTCCGCCCAACGATACGTACCGTGATCCAGAAAATTACGCGTTTACCGTGTTCGGCGATCCGACGACCAAAAATCCGTGGAGCTGGCGGGTCGAAGGGCATCACCTATCGCTTCAGTTTTTGTCTCTGACAGGACGCGTACTTGCCCAGACACCTACGTTCTTTGGTAGTAATCCGGGCGTTCTGGAATACGACACCCACATGGCCGATAAGCGGATGTCTGACCCGCGCGTTCAGAATCTCCCCCAGAAAGGGCGGCAAATTTTGAAACAGGAAACCGAACGAGCGTTTTCACTGCTAAAAACGCTTGATTCTGAACAGCGTAAGAAAGCAGTACTGGCTACTGTCGCTTACCCCGACATTATTACGAGCAATCGGCGGAAGGCATCGATAGAAAAGATGGATGGTCTGACATTGTCAGACATGAACGCCGACCAGCGTAAGTTATTTCTGGAACTGCTACAGATCTACTTAAACAACTACCGAATCACGCTGGCCAACCAGCAGATGGCCAAGCTACAGAAATCAGGTCTGGACAGTTTACGCTTTGCCTGGGCTGGCGATTTGACGCCCGAATTAGGGGAGGGTAAGGGCTGGTATTACCGCATTCATGGCCCGACGATCTTGATTGAGTATGACAATACGCAGACCAACGCCAATCATATTCACACGGTTGTGCGTGACTTAACCAACGATTTTGGTGAAGATCTGCTGAAAGAGCATTATCAGAACAGCACGCACGGCAAGCCCTGA
- a CDS encoding sugar phosphate isomerase/epimerase family protein yields MNELTRRHFLQTTLGMFAAMGTATASRSYRPKPLLAFSTLGCPKWSLETSLDAAAKNGYDGIEIRGIAGVLDLTKSPAFDSAEHVASSRRLAADKGVKIINLGASTQLHHADAATRQRHLDEAKRFITLADQLACPYVRVFPNDIPKNEERRPTIDRITQGLTELADYAKGSQVSILLETHGDGVQPNELVGMMQAVKSPKVGLIWDVFNMWSVTKEPPAQAYATLKPYIRHVHIKDAKLVNGAYHYVPLGQGESPIFDAITALADGGYKGYYSLEWEKMWHPDLEEPEVVFPQYPKIFNQFYASGNKPGQSK; encoded by the coding sequence ATGAATGAGTTAACGCGCCGACACTTTTTGCAGACAACCTTAGGGATGTTTGCCGCTATGGGTACAGCAACAGCCTCACGTTCGTACAGACCCAAGCCGTTATTAGCTTTTTCAACACTGGGTTGCCCGAAGTGGTCGCTGGAAACGAGTTTGGATGCAGCCGCAAAAAATGGCTACGACGGTATCGAAATTCGGGGTATCGCGGGCGTGCTGGACTTAACCAAAAGCCCTGCTTTTGACAGTGCGGAGCATGTTGCCAGTAGCCGCCGACTTGCCGCCGACAAAGGCGTGAAAATCATCAATCTGGGTGCGTCAACGCAACTGCATCATGCTGACGCGGCAACCCGCCAACGCCATCTGGATGAAGCAAAACGATTTATCACGCTGGCCGATCAGTTGGCCTGTCCCTACGTCCGGGTGTTTCCCAACGATATACCCAAGAACGAAGAGCGCCGACCCACCATTGATCGAATTACGCAAGGGCTGACCGAACTGGCTGATTATGCAAAAGGTAGTCAGGTAAGTATACTGCTCGAAACCCATGGTGACGGCGTTCAGCCCAACGAATTAGTGGGCATGATGCAAGCGGTCAAATCACCCAAAGTGGGCCTGATCTGGGATGTTTTCAACATGTGGTCCGTCACTAAAGAGCCGCCTGCCCAGGCGTACGCAACCTTAAAGCCTTATATCCGGCACGTCCACATCAAAGACGCAAAACTGGTGAATGGGGCGTACCATTATGTACCGTTAGGTCAGGGAGAGTCCCCAATTTTTGACGCTATCACGGCCTTGGCAGATGGAGGCTACAAAGGGTATTACAGCCTGGAATGGGAAAAAATGTGGCATCCTGATCTGGAAGAGCCCGAAGTTGTTTTTCCGCAGTACCCCAAAATTTTTAATCAGTTTTATGCTTCGGGTAACAAGCCTGGACAAAGCAAATAG
- a CDS encoding S8 family peptidase yields the protein MKKLLISASVCLFSIAATAQETQWYLRDKTDNTAGISVERTYRELLKDRKPTPVIVAVIDGGIDTTHEDLKRVLWINPKEVAGNGKDDDNNGYVDDVHGWNFIGGKDGRNVSYETAEVTRLYAQLKPKYEGKTRSSLKPDQQKEYDLYVKTKAEVEKNQAQYKAQYQGISQFYEQYTTAVDVLKKALNVTKLDTTTLQKAADTLTDANLKRPVAGILRLLKQQGASDADAVTSELEKANEQLKSRAEYNYNPDFDSRAIVGDNPNDMNQRDYGNADIAGPRADHGTHVAGIIGADRTNNLGIMGISDAVQIMGVRAVPDGDERDKDIANAIRYAVDNGAQIINMSFGKDYSPQRKTVEDAERYALSKGVLMVHAAGNDGKDIDTAANYPAPRFMDGKEIPNVITVGASAETNNSELVASFSNYGKQTVDVFAPGKDIYSTVPGSKYENNSGTSMASPVVAGVAAVLKSYFPKLTYADIKRIIMQSATPYKTKVRRPESTDTVEFSSLSKTGGVVNLYDAVKLALAQEGSASKGK from the coding sequence ATGAAGAAACTCCTTATCAGCGCGTCTGTCTGTCTGTTTTCCATAGCAGCAACGGCGCAGGAAACGCAGTGGTATCTGCGGGATAAAACCGATAACACAGCTGGCATCAGCGTTGAACGTACCTACCGCGAGTTGCTCAAAGACCGGAAACCCACGCCTGTAATTGTCGCAGTGATCGACGGTGGTATCGACACAACGCATGAAGATCTGAAGCGAGTATTGTGGATCAATCCAAAAGAGGTTGCAGGTAACGGCAAGGATGATGATAATAATGGCTACGTAGACGATGTGCATGGCTGGAACTTCATCGGTGGTAAAGATGGGCGTAACGTTAGTTATGAAACGGCGGAAGTAACCCGGCTTTACGCGCAGCTCAAGCCAAAGTACGAAGGAAAAACCCGCTCTTCGCTGAAACCCGATCAGCAGAAAGAGTACGATCTGTACGTAAAAACAAAAGCGGAAGTCGAGAAAAATCAGGCGCAGTACAAAGCGCAATACCAGGGTATCAGCCAGTTTTACGAGCAGTACACCACCGCCGTTGACGTGTTGAAAAAAGCGCTGAATGTTACAAAGCTTGACACGACTACGTTGCAAAAAGCCGCTGATACACTGACGGACGCTAACCTTAAACGGCCTGTGGCGGGTATCCTGCGTCTGTTGAAGCAGCAGGGAGCCTCCGACGCTGACGCCGTCACCAGCGAACTGGAAAAGGCCAACGAGCAACTAAAGTCGCGGGCGGAGTATAACTACAACCCAGATTTCGACAGCCGGGCTATCGTAGGTGATAATCCAAACGATATGAACCAGCGTGATTACGGCAATGCCGACATCGCTGGACCCCGGGCCGATCATGGCACGCACGTTGCCGGAATCATCGGCGCTGACCGGACTAACAATCTGGGTATTATGGGCATTTCTGATGCGGTTCAGATCATGGGTGTTCGGGCCGTTCCCGATGGCGATGAGCGCGACAAAGACATTGCCAATGCAATCCGCTATGCCGTCGATAACGGCGCGCAAATCATCAATATGAGCTTTGGCAAAGACTACTCGCCCCAGCGTAAAACAGTTGAAGATGCCGAGCGTTACGCACTATCGAAAGGGGTTCTGATGGTTCATGCGGCTGGCAACGACGGAAAGGACATCGACACGGCGGCCAACTATCCGGCTCCTCGCTTTATGGATGGCAAAGAAATTCCGAACGTGATTACGGTTGGCGCTAGTGCCGAAACGAATAACAGCGAGCTGGTTGCCAGCTTTTCGAACTACGGGAAGCAAACGGTAGACGTTTTCGCGCCGGGTAAAGATATTTACTCGACCGTACCGGGCAGCAAATACGAAAATAACAGTGGCACCAGCATGGCGTCTCCAGTGGTAGCAGGCGTTGCGGCTGTTCTTAAGTCGTACTTCCCCAAGCTTACCTATGCCGACATCAAGCGAATTATCATGCAATCGGCGACACCTTACAAGACTAAAGTGCGTCGGCCCGAATCAACCGACACGGTCGAATTTTCGAGCTTGTCGAAAACGGGTGGTGTCGTAAATCTGTACGATGCGGTTAAACTGGCGCTTGCTCAGGAAGGGAGCGCGAGCAAAGGAAAATAA